One segment of Natranaeroarchaeum aerophilus DNA contains the following:
- the hemL gene encoding glutamate-1-semialdehyde 2,1-aminomutase gives MNHDRSRELYDRALSSIPGGVNSSVRAIRPYPFFVERGDGGHVIDADGNRYLDFVNGYGPLLYGHDLPQPVQSAAQSAVSKGPMYGAPTEIEVDLAEFVSRHVPSVEMIRFVNSGTEATVSAVRLARGYTGRDKIVVMQGGYHGAQESTLVEGEDGHVHPSSPGIPEEFARHTIPVPFNDVDAVQDVFAAHGDEIAAVLTEPILGNKGIVHPVDGYHETLRDLTEDHDALLIFDEVITGFRVGGLQCAQGKFGVTPDVTTFGKIVGGGFPVGAIGGKAEIIEQFTPAGEVFQSGTFSGHPVTMAAGYESLKYAAENDVYEHVNALGEQLREGLTEIVADRAPSYTVAGTDSMFKVLFTREGPDSTEGQCEAGCRQRSDCPRYEHCPKNGADVADCEDERWERLFWPAMKEQGIFLTPNQYESQFVSYAHTEEDVETLLEAYEAAL, from the coding sequence ATGAACCACGACCGCTCTCGCGAACTATACGACCGAGCACTGTCGTCGATTCCGGGCGGCGTCAACTCCTCGGTGCGCGCGATCCGACCGTACCCCTTCTTCGTCGAGCGAGGCGACGGCGGCCACGTCATCGACGCCGACGGGAACCGGTATCTCGACTTCGTCAACGGCTACGGCCCCCTGCTCTACGGGCACGACCTTCCACAACCGGTCCAGAGCGCCGCTCAGTCGGCGGTCAGCAAGGGGCCGATGTACGGCGCGCCGACGGAGATCGAGGTCGATCTCGCGGAGTTCGTTTCCCGGCACGTCCCGAGCGTCGAGATGATCCGGTTTGTCAACTCCGGCACGGAGGCGACTGTCTCCGCGGTCCGGCTCGCCCGCGGGTACACCGGCCGCGACAAGATCGTCGTCATGCAGGGCGGCTACCACGGCGCACAGGAGTCGACGCTGGTCGAGGGCGAGGACGGCCACGTCCACCCGAGCAGTCCGGGGATCCCCGAGGAGTTCGCCCGGCACACGATCCCGGTGCCGTTCAACGACGTCGACGCCGTGCAGGACGTCTTCGCGGCCCACGGCGACGAGATCGCCGCGGTGCTCACCGAGCCGATCCTCGGCAACAAGGGGATCGTCCACCCGGTTGATGGCTACCACGAGACGCTCCGGGATCTCACGGAGGACCACGACGCCCTCCTGATCTTCGACGAGGTCATCACCGGCTTCCGCGTCGGCGGGCTCCAGTGCGCGCAGGGCAAGTTCGGCGTCACGCCCGACGTGACGACCTTCGGCAAGATCGTCGGCGGCGGCTTCCCGGTCGGCGCGATCGGCGGCAAAGCCGAGATCATCGAGCAGTTCACGCCCGCGGGCGAGGTGTTCCAGTCGGGCACCTTCTCGGGTCACCCCGTCACGATGGCGGCGGGCTACGAGTCCCTGAAATACGCCGCCGAGAACGACGTCTACGAGCACGTCAACGCGCTGGGCGAACAGCTCCGCGAGGGGCTGACCGAGATCGTCGCCGACCGCGCGCCGAGTTACACCGTCGCCGGGACCGACAGCATGTTCAAAGTCCTGTTCACCCGCGAGGGGCCCGACTCCACTGAAGGTCAGTGCGAGGCTGGCTGTCGCCAGCGGTCCGACTGCCCGCGCTACGAGCACTGCCCGAAAAACGGCGCGGACGTCGCCGACTGCGAGGACGAGCGCTGGGAGCGGCTGTTCTGGCCCGCGATGAAAGAACAGGGGATCTTCCTGACGCCCAACCAGTACGAGTCCCAGTTCGTCAGCTACGCGCATACCGAAGAGGACGTCGAGACGCTCCTAGAGGCGTACGAGGCGGCGCTGTGA
- the hemC gene encoding hydroxymethylbilane synthase, translating into MSNRDTIRLATRHSDLALRQAATVKEALESRRQDVELVEVETTGDRIRDELIHRLGKTGAFVRSLDEKVIDGDVDAAVHSMKDMPTDQPEELIVSGIPERGPPGDVLVTPEGTGLDDLPEGATVGTSSLRRQAQLLDARPDLTVEPLRGNVDTRVEKLLAPGLQAEHEARTEAEKERKGNAGNDEYEHPYDRDVEEWFSDLAEIERRSMERQVETEYDAIVLAEAGLERSGLLHRIEYERLPTTDFVPSPGQGALAVTSLDDAVGERIHTALDNPRTRVETTVERTILAELGGGCVAPIGVYAVVQGEHVNATVQVYSRDGGETVATSRDLSVERHVRDARAFAQDLAERGAAELIEDAKREESEGEAKRVERDEE; encoded by the coding sequence ATGAGCAATCGCGATACGATACGGCTGGCGACGCGGCATTCGGATCTTGCGCTCCGCCAGGCGGCGACGGTGAAGGAGGCCCTCGAAAGCCGTCGACAGGACGTCGAACTGGTGGAGGTGGAGACGACGGGTGATCGGATCCGCGACGAGTTGATCCATCGGCTGGGCAAGACCGGTGCGTTCGTCCGCAGCCTTGACGAGAAGGTTATCGATGGCGACGTCGACGCCGCGGTCCACTCGATGAAGGACATGCCGACAGACCAGCCAGAGGAACTGATCGTCTCGGGTATCCCCGAGCGCGGCCCGCCGGGCGACGTGCTCGTCACACCCGAGGGAACGGGGCTGGACGACCTGCCCGAGGGCGCGACCGTCGGCACGTCGAGCCTGCGCCGACAGGCACAGCTCCTCGACGCGCGCCCTGACCTCACCGTCGAGCCGCTCCGGGGCAACGTCGACACGCGCGTCGAGAAACTGCTCGCACCGGGCCTGCAGGCCGAACACGAGGCCCGGACTGAAGCCGAAAAAGAGCGCAAGGGGAACGCGGGCAACGACGAGTACGAACACCCCTACGATCGGGACGTCGAGGAGTGGTTCTCGGATCTCGCCGAAATAGAGCGTCGCTCGATGGAGCGGCAGGTCGAGACGGAGTACGACGCTATCGTCCTCGCCGAGGCTGGACTCGAACGGAGCGGGCTGCTCCACCGCATCGAGTACGAGCGACTGCCGACGACCGACTTTGTCCCCTCTCCGGGCCAGGGCGCGCTCGCGGTGACGAGTCTGGACGACGCGGTCGGCGAACGGATCCATACCGCGCTCGACAACCCACGGACGCGCGTCGAGACGACGGTCGAACGGACGATCCTCGCAGAACTCGGCGGCGGCTGTGTCGCACCGATCGGCGTCTACGCCGTCGTTCAGGGCGAGCACGTCAACGCGACCGTCCAGGTGTACAGCCGCGATGGCGGCGAGACCGTGGCGACGAGTCGCGATCTGTCGGTCGAACGGCACGTCCGCGACGCGCGAGCGTTCGCCCAGGACCTGGCCGAGCGTGGCGCGGCCGAACTGATTGAGGATGCAAAGCGCGAGGAGAGTGAGGGAGAAGCAAAGCGGGTGGAGCGTGACGAGGAATGA
- the cobA gene encoding uroporphyrinogen-III C-methyltransferase, whose protein sequence is MSEEDSPDPDDAVGKVYLVGSGPGDPDLLTVKARRLLDEADVVLHDKLPGPDIIDSIPEEKREDVGKRAGGEWTPQEYTNRRLVETAEAGNTVVRLKGGDPFVFGRGGEEMEHLAEHGIPFEVVPGITSALAGGAVAGIPATHRDYTSSISFVTGHEDPTKEESAIDWQALADTGGTLVVLMGVGKLPLYTDALLDAGKDPETPVALVERATWPDQRVVTGTLSTIVDVRDEYDIEPPAITIIGEVAATRERVIEYLENEQGGDDAA, encoded by the coding sequence ATGAGTGAGGAGGACTCCCCGGATCCGGACGATGCGGTCGGCAAAGTGTATCTCGTCGGCAGCGGCCCCGGCGATCCGGACCTCCTCACGGTGAAAGCCAGACGCCTGCTTGATGAGGCCGATGTCGTGCTCCACGACAAACTCCCCGGCCCGGATATCATCGACTCGATCCCCGAGGAGAAACGCGAGGACGTGGGCAAACGAGCAGGTGGAGAGTGGACGCCACAGGAGTACACGAACCGGCGGCTGGTCGAGACCGCCGAGGCGGGCAACACCGTCGTGCGCCTGAAAGGCGGCGACCCGTTCGTCTTCGGCCGCGGCGGCGAGGAGATGGAACACCTCGCCGAGCACGGGATCCCATTCGAAGTCGTCCCCGGCATCACGTCGGCGCTTGCGGGCGGCGCAGTCGCCGGGATCCCGGCTACACACCGCGATTACACCTCCAGTATCTCCTTTGTCACCGGTCACGAGGATCCGACCAAGGAGGAGTCGGCGATCGACTGGCAGGCGCTTGCCGACACCGGCGGCACGCTCGTCGTCCTGATGGGCGTCGGTAAACTGCCGCTGTACACCGACGCACTGCTGGACGCTGGCAAAGATCCCGAGACGCCAGTTGCACTGGTCGAACGCGCGACGTGGCCCGACCAGCGCGTCGTGACGGGCACACTCTCCACGATCGTCGACGTCCGGGACGAGTACGATATCGAGCCACCTGCGATCACGATCATCGGCGAGGTCGCGGCGACACGCGAGCGGGTGATCGAGTATCTCGAAAACGAACAGGGTGGGGACGATGCCGCGTGA
- a CDS encoding uroporphyrinogen-III synthase, protein MPRDTTVAVFRPDDERLDDAAELIESLGATPVPDAMLAVKPTDATPRTDADLVVLTSKTGVELAAAAGWEPADATVAAIGESTAAALRDAGYTVDIVPEEYTSTGLVDALAGDAAGKRIEVARSDHGSDVLTDGLDEAGAYVHETILYRLVRPDGAGESAALAAEGELDAAAFTSSLTVAHFVEAAEERGIREAAIEGLNDAVVGVIGPPTRETAAEYGIDVDVVPDRADFEELACDVVEAAAPTHFQ, encoded by the coding sequence ATGCCGCGTGACACCACCGTCGCCGTCTTCCGGCCCGACGACGAGCGCCTCGACGACGCCGCCGAGTTGATCGAATCGCTGGGCGCGACGCCGGTTCCCGACGCGATGCTGGCCGTCAAACCCACCGACGCGACGCCCCGAACCGACGCCGACCTCGTCGTCCTGACGAGCAAGACCGGCGTCGAACTCGCCGCCGCGGCGGGCTGGGAACCCGCCGACGCGACGGTTGCGGCGATCGGCGAGAGCACCGCAGCGGCGCTTCGCGATGCCGGCTACACGGTCGATATCGTCCCCGAAGAGTACACCTCGACGGGGCTGGTCGATGCGCTCGCCGGGGACGCGGCCGGCAAGCGTATCGAGGTCGCACGGAGCGACCACGGCAGCGACGTGCTCACAGATGGGCTCGACGAAGCGGGCGCGTACGTGCACGAGACGATCCTGTACCGGCTCGTGCGACCCGATGGTGCTGGCGAGTCGGCCGCACTCGCCGCCGAGGGCGAACTGGACGCTGCGGCGTTTACCTCGTCGCTGACGGTGGCTCACTTCGTCGAAGCCGCAGAAGAGCGCGGCATCAGGGAGGCGGCGATCGAGGGGCTGAACGACGCTGTCGTCGGCGTCATCGGCCCGCCGACCCGCGAGACCGCCGCGGAGTACGGGATCGACGTCGACGTGGTCCCCGACCGGGCGGATTTCGAGGAACTGGCCTGTGACGTCGTCGAGGCGGCCGCGCCGACGCACTTCCAGTGA
- a CDS encoding PQQ-binding-like beta-propeller repeat protein, giving the protein MRFRRTFLATLAAGTSSLAGCVSTGDDDGPEHAEPERELWSFQADGRVSTTPAVVDGRVYVGSNDTNIYALDAADGEEHWHFETGGEVWSDPVIEGDTLYAGSRDSRIYGLALDGTERWTYETEGSVWASPAVRDGRIFVGSGDILYVLATDVGEREWDLATGGSILSAPTITDDRVYVGSNDSYLYAVDRADRDLAWRYETGEHVSTTPALHEELLLFGSTDRRFYGVDRRTGSELWSYGTDGGISSSPTVHRGSVYFGNWRMRVHALDVGTGDQEWRVTLNGRINGSPTIIDDVLYIGDSSGIVHALDPDTGETHWQFETGNAVNASPTIVDDVAYIASNDGHVYALDIT; this is encoded by the coding sequence ATGCGTTTCCGCCGAACGTTTCTCGCCACACTCGCGGCCGGGACGAGCAGTCTCGCCGGCTGTGTGAGCACTGGCGATGATGACGGGCCGGAACACGCCGAACCAGAGCGGGAACTGTGGTCGTTTCAGGCAGACGGGCGAGTCTCGACGACGCCGGCAGTCGTCGACGGGCGCGTGTACGTCGGGAGCAACGACACCAACATCTACGCGCTGGACGCCGCCGACGGCGAGGAACACTGGCATTTCGAGACCGGTGGCGAAGTCTGGTCGGATCCGGTGATCGAAGGCGACACGCTGTACGCAGGAAGTCGCGATTCTCGCATCTATGGGCTCGCTCTCGACGGTACCGAGCGGTGGACGTACGAAACCGAAGGCTCCGTATGGGCATCGCCAGCGGTGAGAGACGGCCGTATATTCGTCGGTAGCGGTGACATCCTGTACGTACTCGCAACCGACGTCGGTGAGAGAGAGTGGGACCTCGCTACCGGTGGTTCGATACTGTCGGCTCCGACGATCACAGACGATCGGGTCTACGTCGGGAGTAACGACTCTTACCTGTACGCGGTAGACCGTGCCGACCGCGACCTCGCGTGGCGCTACGAGACCGGGGAACACGTCTCGACGACTCCAGCACTGCACGAGGAACTCCTGCTTTTCGGGTCGACGGATAGACGCTTCTACGGAGTCGACCGTCGGACGGGTTCGGAACTCTGGAGTTACGGAACCGATGGTGGTATCTCATCCTCACCGACAGTACACCGCGGAAGTGTCTACTTCGGCAACTGGCGAATGCGGGTACACGCTCTCGATGTCGGGACGGGTGACCAGGAGTGGCGAGTCACACTCAACGGCCGGATCAACGGCTCGCCGACGATCATTGATGACGTGCTTTACATCGGGGATTCGTCGGGGATCGTCCACGCACTTGATCCTGATACCGGCGAGACGCACTGGCAGTTCGAGACGGGCAACGCGGTCAATGCCTCGCCGACGATTGTGGACGATGTCGCCTACATCGCGAGCAACGACGGACACGTCTACGCGCTTGATATCACGTAG
- a CDS encoding carboxypeptidase regulatory-like domain-containing protein, whose protein sequence is MDTRRRAVVLTASVFVAVAVGVSFLPAALGGVVGADAYSDSTVEFDDNSQLLDETSSQSEGASVAEPLDSATGETTVIVQLAEPAGSLGETPEQSVATLKGHAELSQEPVVRFADAHEGVTVERQFWITNAVLLTVDTDRVPLAEVAAVDGVTAVEENSQVRALDAQASSPDTSLLSPSDSLTQQGMSSTDATYGLDMINAPETWQEFGTQGEGVRVAVLDTGIDAEHPDIDLHTDDPNDPTYPGGWAEFDTSGNQIEGSEPYDVESHGTHVSGTVGGGDASGTHIGVSPGVELTHGGVLMECIEDDGDEFCGTGTRAQVLGGMEWAVDNDADIMSLSLGASEYDDEYATEVRNAEAAGVLVVAASGNDGEETSNSPGNTYESFSVGAVDWDEEVASFSSGEVVSKDDFDDPPADWPDVWIVPDVTAPGVYTESTVPGGDYEPKSGTSMATPHVSGTAALMLSTNPDLTPEETRQVLADTARKPAGEPVEQDTRYGNGIIDAHGATSAVSAQGVQGTVIGESTGEGIDGVTVTLSNDDGEITTTTTDEHGEYWIEHEESGTFQLAIDAGFSSETTDTEIGSIVETVDVTLDDTVTVDGTVTEDVTGEPVQNATVTVAANDDETTVDTDEHGEYSVGAVFTAATTDATVDVAASGFEPDSDDASIADTSAVTVDRVLVGTASLTGTVTEAGTDIPIEGGTVTVERDGTTYETETDSAGTYEFAALKGADEYDISITASGFTETTDWGVEVADGADETADYALTGNASLSGTVTEAGTDATIEGATVTAERNDVSYETETDSAGTYEFTALKGADEYDIAVSATGFEDETETGVEIADEVAETADYALTGNASLSGTITEAGTEAPIEDATIIAERNGISYETTTDENGEYTFEALKGDDEYGISVAAAGFEGESDTGVQIDEGENMAAYELTGTASLTGTVTDTDTNPIDSVTITAERDGVTYEAITNQDGEYTIEALKGDDEYTVTAAKPGYATNATDRSIADSDVAVMNFELTSGGTVTGTVTASDSAESLPGVLIEHDADSTVPPVETDDCGTYSIRLPEGEQSITASLENFEPRTEMVDISVGEATERDFALDPKPASVSGTVTDIETDDPLEGTIVSLSSEGETYSVETDEDGAYQLQQIPRGEYELSVSHPDYEEVDSSSLSLAANADKTGVDVALTPKPGVIEGQIIDGAGEPLANATAQVTGEEMIALDAKTDADGTYSFAVPRGEYTAKTTKQAYESDTTTLTVGPNETVAHDVTIVQLPVYFDVIGFEAPDAVEQGDTIDIAADVDNLGAETGTMNVEYRFDGETVDTTELTLDAGAKETTALSYAIPDDTETGEYDHGVHANTSATGTITVQEAEEDTSGGGGGGGGAFGPPDFQVTITDTNSPVDAGERLDVSVTLRNEGDRSDTQSIELVYRGEVVDSSEQRVAGGQQRFLTLAADTSAEDIGEQEITVRSADSEDSTTVVIDGDEPAGEAEPSDDGDDDSTPPDSDDGDEDEPTDEEESANGDDGTTDDVESEPGDEGTDDESLPGFGPLAGVLAVLLTVVLLARR, encoded by the coding sequence ATGGATACACGCAGGCGTGCTGTGGTGCTCACCGCCTCCGTTTTCGTGGCGGTCGCAGTCGGTGTCTCGTTTCTCCCGGCCGCGCTCGGCGGCGTTGTCGGTGCTGACGCGTATTCCGACAGCACTGTCGAGTTCGACGACAACTCGCAGTTGCTCGATGAGACGAGCAGCCAGTCTGAGGGAGCATCGGTCGCTGAACCGCTCGACTCGGCAACCGGTGAGACGACGGTAATCGTACAACTGGCAGAGCCAGCTGGCTCTCTCGGTGAGACACCCGAGCAATCAGTTGCAACGCTCAAAGGCCATGCCGAACTGTCACAGGAGCCGGTCGTCAGGTTCGCGGACGCTCACGAGGGCGTCACCGTCGAACGGCAGTTCTGGATCACGAACGCCGTACTCCTGACCGTCGACACAGATCGCGTCCCGCTTGCGGAAGTCGCCGCAGTCGACGGCGTCACCGCTGTCGAGGAGAACAGCCAGGTCCGGGCGCTCGACGCACAGGCGTCCAGTCCGGACACGTCGTTGCTCTCTCCATCCGACTCGCTCACCCAGCAGGGCATGTCCAGCACCGACGCGACGTACGGGCTCGATATGATCAACGCGCCCGAGACCTGGCAGGAGTTCGGCACGCAGGGAGAGGGCGTCCGAGTTGCTGTACTCGATACGGGCATCGATGCCGAGCATCCGGACATCGATCTCCACACCGACGATCCGAACGATCCGACGTATCCCGGTGGCTGGGCGGAGTTCGATACTAGCGGGAACCAGATCGAGGGTTCGGAGCCCTACGACGTAGAATCACACGGTACTCACGTCTCTGGTACAGTGGGCGGGGGTGACGCGAGTGGCACGCATATTGGTGTTTCCCCCGGCGTCGAACTCACGCACGGCGGCGTGTTGATGGAGTGCATCGAAGACGACGGGGACGAATTCTGTGGAACCGGAACCCGGGCACAGGTCCTCGGCGGGATGGAATGGGCGGTCGACAATGACGCGGATATCATGAGTCTAAGTCTCGGTGCTAGCGAGTACGACGACGAGTACGCAACCGAAGTTAGAAACGCCGAAGCTGCCGGCGTCCTTGTTGTTGCAGCGTCGGGGAACGATGGTGAAGAAACCAGTAATTCGCCGGGTAACACGTACGAATCGTTTAGCGTCGGTGCAGTCGATTGGGACGAAGAAGTCGCGTCGTTCTCCAGTGGAGAGGTCGTCTCGAAGGACGATTTCGACGATCCGCCGGCCGATTGGCCTGACGTGTGGATTGTGCCGGATGTGACGGCTCCCGGGGTGTACACAGAGAGCACCGTACCGGGCGGGGACTACGAACCGAAATCCGGGACCAGCATGGCCACGCCCCACGTTTCGGGTACGGCCGCGCTGATGCTCTCGACGAACCCGGACCTGACGCCCGAGGAGACTAGACAGGTGCTCGCCGACACGGCGCGGAAACCTGCTGGCGAACCCGTGGAGCAAGACACGAGATACGGGAACGGGATCATCGACGCCCATGGGGCGACAAGCGCGGTCTCCGCTCAAGGTGTTCAGGGTACCGTCATCGGGGAGTCAACTGGCGAGGGTATCGACGGCGTCACCGTCACACTCTCCAATGATGACGGGGAGATCACCACTACGACAACTGACGAACACGGTGAATACTGGATCGAGCACGAGGAGTCCGGCACGTTCCAGCTGGCGATCGACGCCGGGTTCTCCAGCGAGACGACCGACACCGAGATCGGTAGCATCGTGGAGACGGTCGACGTCACGCTCGACGACACCGTCACCGTCGACGGGACGGTCACAGAGGACGTCACTGGCGAACCCGTCCAGAATGCGACCGTCACAGTCGCCGCCAACGACGACGAAACGACCGTCGACACCGACGAACACGGCGAGTACTCGGTCGGTGCCGTCTTCACCGCAGCGACGACCGACGCGACCGTCGACGTTGCGGCAAGCGGGTTCGAACCGGATAGCGACGACGCTTCGATCGCCGACACGTCCGCCGTGACGGTCGATCGGGTGCTGGTCGGGACTGCAAGCCTCACTGGGACGGTTACCGAGGCCGGTACCGATATCCCGATAGAGGGTGGCACAGTCACGGTCGAACGGGATGGCACGACGTACGAAACGGAGACCGATTCGGCGGGTACCTACGAGTTCGCTGCCCTGAAAGGTGCTGACGAGTACGATATCTCGATCACGGCATCAGGATTCACCGAGACGACCGATTGGGGTGTCGAAGTCGCTGATGGAGCCGACGAGACCGCCGACTACGCGCTAACTGGCAACGCCAGCCTCAGCGGGACCGTTACCGAGGCCGGGACGGACGCCACAATCGAAGGTGCGACGGTCACAGCGGAACGAAATGACGTTTCATACGAAACGGAGACCGATTCGGCGGGCACCTACGAGTTCACTGCACTGAAAGGCGCCGACGAGTACGACATCGCTGTCAGTGCGACCGGGTTCGAGGACGAGACCGAGACCGGAGTCGAAATCGCTGATGAAGTCGCCGAGACTGCCGACTACGCGCTAACTGGCAACGCCAGTCTGAGCGGTACCATCACCGAGGCAGGGACGGAAGCACCGATCGAAGACGCGACGATCATAGCAGAGCGAAACGGTATCTCCTACGAGACAACGACCGACGAGAACGGCGAGTACACGTTCGAGGCACTGAAAGGCGACGACGAGTACGGTATCTCGGTCGCTGCGGCAGGGTTCGAAGGGGAGTCCGATACCGGAGTCCAGATCGATGAAGGAGAGAACATGGCCGCCTACGAGCTGACTGGGACTGCCAGTCTCACCGGGACCGTTACAGACACCGATACGAATCCGATCGACAGCGTGACGATCACGGCCGAACGCGACGGGGTCACGTACGAGGCCATAACCAATCAGGACGGCGAGTACACGATCGAGGCGTTGAAAGGCGACGACGAGTACACCGTGACCGCCGCGAAACCGGGGTACGCGACGAACGCCACGGACCGGTCGATCGCCGACAGCGACGTCGCGGTGATGAATTTCGAGCTAACATCTGGCGGCACGGTCACTGGCACCGTCACGGCGTCGGATAGTGCCGAATCGCTCCCGGGCGTGCTGATCGAACACGACGCGGACAGCACGGTTCCGCCGGTCGAAACGGACGACTGCGGGACGTACTCGATCCGGCTTCCGGAGGGAGAGCAGTCGATTACCGCGTCGCTCGAGAACTTCGAGCCCCGCACCGAAATGGTAGATATTAGCGTTGGCGAGGCCACCGAGCGAGACTTCGCACTCGACCCGAAACCCGCCTCCGTCTCGGGAACCGTGACGGACATCGAGACCGACGATCCGCTGGAAGGGACGATCGTTTCGCTCTCCTCGGAGGGTGAAACCTACTCGGTCGAGACCGACGAGGACGGCGCGTACCAGCTCCAGCAGATCCCACGTGGCGAGTACGAGCTTTCGGTGAGTCATCCCGACTACGAGGAGGTCGATTCGAGTAGCCTGAGTCTGGCCGCCAACGCGGATAAAACGGGAGTCGATGTCGCGCTCACACCGAAACCGGGCGTGATCGAAGGTCAGATCATAGATGGCGCGGGCGAGCCCCTGGCGAATGCCACGGCACAGGTTACCGGCGAGGAGATGATTGCTCTCGACGCAAAGACGGATGCCGACGGGACCTACTCGTTTGCTGTCCCACGCGGCGAGTACACCGCCAAGACGACGAAACAGGCCTACGAGAGCGACACGACAACACTGACCGTCGGCCCCAACGAAACCGTCGCCCACGATGTCACGATCGTCCAGTTGCCGGTGTACTTCGACGTGATCGGGTTCGAGGCTCCGGATGCCGTCGAGCAGGGAGACACGATCGACATCGCGGCCGACGTCGACAACCTGGGTGCGGAGACCGGAACGATGAACGTCGAGTACCGGTTCGACGGGGAGACCGTCGACACGACGGAGCTGACGCTCGACGCGGGCGCGAAGGAGACCACCGCGCTCTCCTATGCGATCCCCGACGACACAGAAACCGGCGAGTACGACCACGGTGTCCACGCGAACACCAGCGCAACCGGGACGATCACCGTCCAAGAGGCCGAGGAAGACACCAGTGGCGGCGGTGGAGGTGGCGGTGGCGCGTTCGGACCGCCCGATTTCCAGGTGACGATCACCGACACGAACTCGCCGGTCGATGCGGGAGAGCGACTCGATGTCTCTGTCACGCTCCGAAACGAGGGCGACCGCTCGGACACCCAGTCGATCGAACTCGTCTACCGTGGTGAG